The following are encoded in a window of Syngnathoides biaculeatus isolate LvHL_M chromosome 3, ASM1980259v1, whole genome shotgun sequence genomic DNA:
- the LOC133498446 gene encoding sorting nexin-1-like isoform X3 — MASDSFCNPPPFPANESGDGLTDLACGDSDEGEDIFVSNSKSVSKGVSQTARGEDLPCGDASSRTSTQSNGVHSDDDNDLFAEAQLSTDKSGSSAQKTLSSSSGSRPTISFSPSPAVMPATSLEQLEEQEDRDTFDVDVAVTNPEKVGDGMNAYVAYRVSTRTSLPMFRNKTFTVKRRFSDFLGLYEKLSVKQSLNGCIIPLPPEKSVVGMTKVKVGMDDPSSVEFVERRRAALERYLQRVVSHHLLIQDPDVREFLEREDLPRASNTQALSGAGFLKMINKASEAVNKMTIKMNESDTWFEDKLQDVENEEQQLRKLHAVVDSLVNHRKELCGNTAVFAKSMAMLGNSEDNTALSRALSQLAEVEDKMEQLHQEQASSDFFIFAEVLADYIRLLGAVRNAECLCTEAISTMQNCTRPQLRGNIG, encoded by the exons ATGGCGTCCGACTCTTTCTGTAATCCTCCTCCTTTCCCTGCAAACGAGTCAGGAGACGGATTGACTGACTTGGCGTGTGGAGACAGCGACGAGGGAGAAGACATTTTTGTCAGCAAT aGTAAGTCAGTGAGTAAAGGAGTGTCTCAGACTGCGCGAGGAGAGGATCTCCCCTGTGGCGATGCGAGCAGCCGGACGAGCACCCAATCCAATGGCGTCCACTCTGACGATGACAATGACCTCTTTGCCG AGGCCCAGCTAAGCACAGACAAATCTGGCAGTTCTGCCCAGAAAACGCTCTCCAGCTCTTCTGGCTCACGTCCCACCATCTCATTTTCTCCGAGTCCTGCTGTCATGCCAGCCACTTCATTGGAACAG TTGGAGGAGCAAGAGGACAGAGATACTTTTGATGTGGATGTTGCTGTCACCAACCCAGAGAAAGTTG GTGATGGCATGAATGCTTATGTGGCCTACAGAGTATCCACAAGG ACCTCCTTGCCAATGTTCAGGAATAAGACCTTCACTGTGAAGAGGCGCTTCAGTGACTTCCTGGGACTCTATGAGAAGCTATCAGTCAAACAGTCACTCAACGGCTGCATCATTCCACTGCCACCAGAGAAAAGTGTTGTTG GAATGACCAAAGTGAAAGTGGGAATGGATGATCCATCGTCAGTGGAATTTGTGGAGAGACGAAGAGCCGCTCTAGAGAG GTATCTGCAGAGAGTTGTGTCTCACCATTTGCTGATACAAGATCCTGATGTGCGAGAATTCTTAGAAAGAGAAGAT TTACCCAGAGCATCAAACACTCAGGCACTGAGTGGCGCTGGCTTTCTTAAAATGATCAATAAGGCATCGGAAGCTGTCAACAAGATGACCATCAAGATGAACGAGTCTGACACT TGGTTTGAAGATAAGTTGCAGGACGTGGAGAATGAAGAGCAGCAGTTGAGGAAGCTTCATGCTGTGGTAGACTCGTTGGTCAATCACAGGAAGG AGCTATGCGGAAACACAGCAGTATTTGCCAAAAGTATGGCCATGCTGGGGAACTCTGAAGACAACACTGCTCTGTCCAGGGCACTGTCCCAGCTGGCAGAGGTAGAGGACAAGATGGAGCAGCTGCACCAGGAGCAGGCCTCCAGTGACTTCTTCATCTTTGCCGAGGTCCTGGCTGACTACATCCGTTTGCTGGGTGCTGTGAGG AATGCAGAATGTCTGTGCACAGAGGCCATATCAACAATGCAGAATTGCACACGCCCGCAGCTTAGAGGCAACATTGGATGA